In Populus trichocarpa isolate Nisqually-1 chromosome 7, P.trichocarpa_v4.1, whole genome shotgun sequence, the following proteins share a genomic window:
- the LOC18101092 gene encoding rRNA (cytosine-C(5))-methyltransferase NOP2C isoform X1 → MEEETSKLPLPDAFLDFLQTNGIDPLIYTAIESTPRYIRLKPGSEAYLEEIEAEIKCRLQKLNWLPGFYSLPPHIQIANSKPYKEGKIYGIDAASGAAVLALDISVGDHVLDLCCAPGAKLCMISDLLGDSGSVTGVDVARHRLAACRTMLQKYVLGDACRLFVADGTTFSLMPVRDHLDSISCEFALEEKKDTFREWTSRRPWKERKRAARARENAASRLVSETDHPELIFYGKASGVVGLSKDELYQTVSSSEVSSSGYDKVLVDAECTHDGSIRHIQKFEHWGWETLNGRVLNAERSDNLTTLQLKLLINGFRLLRVGGSLVYSTCSLTVSQNENVVEWFLKENSSAALQEIEAAKDWPCKSGRIPKTLRFDPVTSKTSGLFVAKFTKLAV, encoded by the exons ATGGAAGAAGAAACATCAAAGCTACCGTTACCAGACGCTTTCCTTGACTTTCTACAAACAAATGGGATTGACCCATTAATTTATACAGCCATTGAATCCACCCCACGTTATATAAG GTTGAAGCCTGGAAGTGAAGCTTATTTGGAAGAGATAGAAGCTGAAATTAAGTGTAGGCTTCAGAAATTGAATTGGCTACCTGGGTTTTATTCACTTCCTCCTCATATTCAAATTGCTAACTCTAAGCCATATAAAGAAGGCAAG ATATACGGGATTGATGCTGCTTCTGGGGCTGCTGTTTTGGCTTTGGATATTTCAGTGGGAGATCATGTTCTAGACCTATGTTGTGCTCCTG GTGCTAAGCTTTGCATGATATCAGACCTTCTTGGTGATTCGGGTTCTGTAACTGGTGTTGATGTTGCTAGGCACCGGCTAGCAGCTTGTAGAACAATGCtacaaaaatatgtattaggTGATGCATGCCGACTTTTTGTTGCTGATGGAACAACATTTTCCCTCATGCCCGTGAGGGATCATTTGGATTCTATATCAT GTGAATTTGCattggaagaaaagaaagacactTTTAGGGAGTGGACTTCTAGGAGACCgtggaaagaaaggaaaagagcaGCCAGAGCAAGGGAAAATGCTGCTTCGAGATTGGTTTCAGAAACTGATCATCctgaacttattttttatgggaaGGCTTCTGGGGTGGTTGGGCTTAGCAAAGATGAATTATATCAAACTGTGAGTAGCAGTGAAGTTTCAAGCTCCGGCTATGACAAG GTCCTTGTTGATGCAGAATGTACCCATGATGGATCAATTAGACATATCCAAAAATTTGAGCATTGGGGATGGGAAACTCTAAATGGGCGTGTACTGAATGCAGAGAGATCTGATAACTTGACCACTCTTCAG TTAAAACTTCTAATAAATGGTTTTAGGCTATTAAGAGTTGGGGGTTCACTGGTCTACAGCACTTGCAG TTTGACAGTTTCCCAGAATGAAAATGTGGTCGAGTGGTTTCTCAAAGAAAATTCTTCTGCTG CATTGCAGGAGATAGAGGCTGCCAAAGACTGGCCATGCAAGAGTGGACGGATACCCAAGACCTTGCGCTTTGATCCAGTGACATCAAAAACTAGTGGACTTTTTGTAGCGAAGTTCACAAAACTGGCTGTTTAG
- the LOC18101093 gene encoding protein ALTERED PHOSPHATE STARVATION RESPONSE 1, translated as MGCCYSRIEREEMVSRCKARKRYMKQLVKARQSLSASHAMYIRSLRSTGSALLQFSNTETDLHLHHHHHHRRLPPIHPSPPPLPPTPLPPPPPPMSPSSDTWTTTTTATAASPLPPPPPPPPPVAASSWDFWDPFVPPPPRSMEEEEEEWEEVTTTTTASEMVAVVPPSVVSGFSKETASGSGSELAMVVSRNSKDLVEIIKEVDEYFLKAADAGGQLSCVLEVSSPNLSASQSKGGKGYNYGCRLTSPSLWTWGSSPKLNGFGKISEEMVVSHGGSGGAAHVSHCSTVERLYAWEKKLFLEVKNAESLKIEHEKKLALLRKLEVKRVEYVKTEKTKKEVEKLQSQMMVATQGIESISTEIIKLRETELYPQLLELVKGSMCMWRSMYELHQVQTHIVQQLKYLNTIPSTEPTSEIHRQSTLQLELEVHQWHQSFCNVVKAQRDYIQSLTGWLRLSLFQFSKNPISRTSQESRIYSLCEEWHHAVDRIPDKVASEGIKSFLAVIHAIVVQQAEEHKQKKKSESAFKEFEKKAAELRSLESKYGPYSMPETPSTTRKKDPVMEKRAKAEISRAKAEEEKSKHEKSISVTRSMTMNNLQMGFPHVFQAMVGFSSVCMNAFESLYNQAKNGDQEHDVKRLLP; from the exons atgGGTTGTTGTTACTCAAGAATAGAGAGAGAGGAGATGGTGTCAAGATGCAAAGCAAGGAAGAGATACATGAAACAACTTGTCAAAGCAAGACAATCTCTTTCTGCTTCACATGCAATGTACATCCGTTCACTTCGCAGTACTGGATCAGCCCTTCTTCAGTTCTCCAACACTGAAACcgacctccacctccaccaccaccaccatcaccgcCGCCTCCCACCCATCCATCCCTCCCCGCCACCACTACCACCCACCCCACTACCACCTCCCCCACCTCCCATGAGCCCAAGCTCAGACACATGGACAACCACAACCACCGCAACCGCTGCCTCCCCGCTTCCGCCCCCTCCTCCACCGCCTCCACCAGTGGCGGCGTCGAGTTGGGATTTCTGGGACCCCTTTGTCCCTCCTCCGCCGAGGtcaatggaggaggaggaggaggagtggGAGGAGgtgaccaccaccaccactgcaTCGGAGATGGTAGCGGTGGTCCCACCTTCGGTGGTTAGTGGGTTTTCGAAAGAGACTGCTAGTGGAAGTGGGAGTGAGCTTGCTATGGTGGTTTCAAGAAATAGTAAAGATTTGGTGGAGATCATTAAAGAAGTCGATGAATATTTTCTTAAAGCTGCTGATGCTGGTGGtcaactttcttgtgttttggaAGTTTCAAGCCCTAACTTGTCAGCAAGTCAAAGCAAAGGAG GTAAAGGTTATAATTATGGATGCCGTTTGACCAGTCCATCATTGTGGACATGGGGTTCAAGTCCAAAGCTTAATGGGTTTGGAAAGATTAGTGAGGAAATGGTTGTTAGTCATGGAGGAAGCGGGGGCGCAGCTCATGTTAGTCATTGTTCAACGGTGGAGAGACTATATGCCTGGGAGAAGAAGCTCTTCCTGGAGGTCAAG AATGCTGAGAGTTTGAAAATTGAGCATGAGAAGAAGTTGGCATTGCTGAGGAAGCTAGAGGTGAAGAGGGTTGAGTATGTAAAGACCGAGAAGACCAAGAAAGAAGTAGAGAAGTTGCAGTCCCAAATGATGGTCGCCACTCAGGGCATCGAGTCCATATCCACGGAAATCATCAAATTAAGGGAGACAGAGCTTTACCCTCAACTCCTTGAGCTTGTAAAAGG GTCAATGTGCATGTGGAGAAGCATGTACGAGTTGCACCAGGTCCAGACACACATTGTTCAGCAGCTCAAATATCTCAACACAATCCCATCTACTGAGCCGACATCTGAGATTCATAGGCAGTCGACTCTCCAGCTTGAGCTTGAGGTCCACCAATGGCACCAATCATTCTGCAATGTAGTCAAGGCTCAGCGGGATTACATTCAGTCCCTCACAGGCTGGCTGCGACTTAGCCTTTTCCAGTTCAGCAAAAACCCAATTTCAAGAACCAGTCAGGAATCAAGAATTTATTCCCTTTGTGAAGAATGGCACCATGCAGTTGATCGGATTCCTGACAAAGTGGCTTCTGAAGGAATCAAGAGCTTCTTAGCAGTAATTCATGCTATTGTAGTTCAACAAGCAGAAGAGCATAAGCAAAAGAAGAAGTCAGAATCTGCATTCAAGGAGTTTGAGAAGAAGGCTGCTGAGCTTAGATCCTTGGAGAGCAAGTATGGTCCATACTCGATGCCTGAAACTCCTAGCACTACAAGGAAAAAAGACCCAGTTATGGAGAAAAGAGCAAAGGCTGAGATCTCGCGGGCAAAGGCAGAGGAAGAAAAGAGTAAGCATGAAAAGTCAATTAGCGTAACCAGGTCAATGACAATGAACAATCTCCAGATGGGATTCCCACATGTTTTTCAGGCAATGGTAGGATTTTCGAGTGTGTGTATGAATGCTTTTGAATCGCTATACAACCAAGCCAAGAATGGTGACCAAGAGCATGATGTGAAGCGGCTATTACCCTGA
- the LOC18101092 gene encoding rRNA (cytosine-C(5))-methyltransferase NOP2C isoform X2, translating to MEEETSKLPLPDAFLDFLQTNGIDPLIYTAIESTPRYIRLKPGSEAYLEEIEAEIKCRLQKLNWLPGFYSLPPHIQIANSKPYKEGKIYGIDAASGAAVLALDISVGDHVLDLCCAPGAKLCMISDLLGDSGSVTGVDVARHRLAACRTMLQKYVLGDACRLFVADGTTFSLMPVRDHLDSISCEFALEEKKDTFREWTSRRPWKERKRAARARENAASRLVSETDHPELIFYGKASGVVGLSKDELYQTVSSSEVSSSGYDKVLVDAECTHDGSIRHIQKFEHWGWETLNGRVLNAERSDNLTTLQLKLLINGFRLLRVGGSLVYSTCSLTVSQNENVVEWFLKENSSAVDRDRYVDLLCLQYSDSSIISQHCRR from the exons ATGGAAGAAGAAACATCAAAGCTACCGTTACCAGACGCTTTCCTTGACTTTCTACAAACAAATGGGATTGACCCATTAATTTATACAGCCATTGAATCCACCCCACGTTATATAAG GTTGAAGCCTGGAAGTGAAGCTTATTTGGAAGAGATAGAAGCTGAAATTAAGTGTAGGCTTCAGAAATTGAATTGGCTACCTGGGTTTTATTCACTTCCTCCTCATATTCAAATTGCTAACTCTAAGCCATATAAAGAAGGCAAG ATATACGGGATTGATGCTGCTTCTGGGGCTGCTGTTTTGGCTTTGGATATTTCAGTGGGAGATCATGTTCTAGACCTATGTTGTGCTCCTG GTGCTAAGCTTTGCATGATATCAGACCTTCTTGGTGATTCGGGTTCTGTAACTGGTGTTGATGTTGCTAGGCACCGGCTAGCAGCTTGTAGAACAATGCtacaaaaatatgtattaggTGATGCATGCCGACTTTTTGTTGCTGATGGAACAACATTTTCCCTCATGCCCGTGAGGGATCATTTGGATTCTATATCAT GTGAATTTGCattggaagaaaagaaagacactTTTAGGGAGTGGACTTCTAGGAGACCgtggaaagaaaggaaaagagcaGCCAGAGCAAGGGAAAATGCTGCTTCGAGATTGGTTTCAGAAACTGATCATCctgaacttattttttatgggaaGGCTTCTGGGGTGGTTGGGCTTAGCAAAGATGAATTATATCAAACTGTGAGTAGCAGTGAAGTTTCAAGCTCCGGCTATGACAAG GTCCTTGTTGATGCAGAATGTACCCATGATGGATCAATTAGACATATCCAAAAATTTGAGCATTGGGGATGGGAAACTCTAAATGGGCGTGTACTGAATGCAGAGAGATCTGATAACTTGACCACTCTTCAG TTAAAACTTCTAATAAATGGTTTTAGGCTATTAAGAGTTGGGGGTTCACTGGTCTACAGCACTTGCAG TTTGACAGTTTCCCAGAATGAAAATGTGGTCGAGTGGTTTCTCAAAGAAAATTCTTCTGCTG TAGACAGGGATCGCTACGTTGATCTTTTATGTTTGCAGTATAGTGATAGTTCCATTATCTCACAGCATTGCAGGAGATAG